A window from Salvia miltiorrhiza cultivar Shanhuang (shh) chromosome 2, IMPLAD_Smil_shh, whole genome shotgun sequence encodes these proteins:
- the LOC131010911 gene encoding uncharacterized protein LOC131010911 — MAHHQHYRSPFGDTTLTKVFVGGLAWETPTDVMRGYFDQFGDILEAVIITDKNTGKSKGYGFVTFQDPESARRACADPNPMIDGRRANCNIASLGRPRPSPPRGRNQVANVYQGSGIAQGGMSSYLPLPPPPPPPPVPPHPPLIYPPYGYTSYSPDYAYQQQTMYNPHMQQSQYYNQLYGTSSSALGSPYYYGYAPRGAFSMPAAQRMPGPSYLYYPAQVEGTSLTYPPTPHPLPSLQPIRHSLPSPSDSLAPNQTSTETEAGPATSTSSTA; from the exons ATGGCTCACCACCAGCATTACCGATCGCCGTTCGGCGACACCACTCTCACTAAGGTTTTTGTCGGAGGCCTCGCCTGGGAAACTCCGACCGACGTAATGCGCGGCTACTTCGACCAGTTCGGAGATATCCTAGAGGCTGTCATTATCACGGACAAGAACACCGGCAAATCCAAGGGTTATGGATTT GTGACGTTTCAAGATCCCGAGTCAGCCCGGCGAGCTTGTGCCGATCCGAATCCTATGATCGATGGGAGAAGAGCCAATTGTAATATtgcttcgttgggacggcctcGACCATCTCCTCCTAGAG GTAGAAATCAAGTTGCCAATGTATATCAAGGAAGTGGAATAGCACAAGGCGGAATGTCGTCGTATCTGCCGTTGCCGCCGCCACCTCCTCCGCCACCAGTGCCGCCGCATCCGCCCCTCATTTATCCACCATACGG GTACACAAGCTATTCACCCGATTATGCTTACCAGCAGCAG ACAATGTACAATCCACATATGCAGCAATCCCAGTACTACAATCAGCTATATGGGACTTCATCTTCTGCATTGGGCTCACCTTATTACTATGGGTACGCACCCAGGGGAGCATTTTCCATGCCCGCGGCGCAACGTATGCCGGGACCGTCTTATCTTTACTATCCTGCGCAGGTGGAGGGCACTTCTCTAACTTATCCTCCTACCCCTCACCCTCTTCCTTCATTACAACCAATAAGGCATTCGCTTCCATCTCCCTCgg ATTCATTGGCTCCTAATCAGACATCAACGGAAACAGAAGCGGGGCCAGCTACTTCAACAAGTTCAACTGCTTAA